From Candidatus Nitricoxidivorans perseverans, the proteins below share one genomic window:
- a CDS encoding hydrogenase iron-sulfur subunit, producing the protein MADNNAVPKFAAYICSGCGIGDTLDVGALEKIATREGKMAVVKSHPFLCSTEGVELIRNDIANEGVTHLCIAACSRRAKTEAFSFPAAVSRANLREGVLWVVAEGSDHDEVRQEMAEDYVRMGCAEVKKMTLPLGNPDNKAESKRILVVGGGVTGMTAALAAADAGYEALLVEKSDALGGFARNLVKRVPFNAPHAEPVPTGIDEMAARVSSHPKIKVALSTTIAETAGAPGRFKVKLSNGAEETVGAIVQATGFTTYPLDKLPELGGGQANVTDQAGLETLTSAANGGAIKRTDGKEVKSVVFVQCAGQRGSGGNGDGTHLDYCSGHCCATSIKQAMYFKDQNPDIDTVVLYQDLRVPGMGEDFYRSAQTKGVTFTKGKVSKVTGGNECTVEFQDLILDEAASAAADLVVLATGQVPNAGVNLDEWTAINTLAEGGDEAAKQQRTALVDNTSVLKLTYRQGPDMPQFKYGFADSHFICFPYETRRTAMYAAGPARRPMDMFQAQEDATGAAMKAIQAIENVSNRRASHPRAWDLSFPKARLEGCTQCKRCTVECPFGAIDEDERRFPLFNEERCRRCGTCMGACPVRVISFENYSCDTVGSQIKAVNVPDEFEEKPRILILACENDAYPALDMAGLQRMTYSAFVRAIPVRCLGSVNTIWITDALNSGYDGVMMMGCKKGDDYQCHFVKGSELAFYRTSKIGDTLKQLSLEMERVQTQEVAITDNARVVQLINDYVAQLEKLGPSPMKGFG; encoded by the coding sequence ATGGCTGACAACAACGCAGTTCCCAAATTTGCGGCATACATCTGCTCCGGCTGCGGCATCGGCGACACGCTCGATGTCGGCGCCCTGGAGAAGATCGCCACCCGTGAAGGCAAGATGGCAGTGGTCAAGAGCCACCCCTTCCTTTGCTCGACCGAAGGCGTCGAGCTCATCCGGAACGACATCGCCAACGAGGGCGTGACCCATCTGTGCATCGCCGCCTGCTCGCGGCGCGCCAAGACGGAAGCCTTCAGCTTCCCGGCGGCCGTCTCCCGCGCCAACCTGCGCGAGGGCGTGCTCTGGGTCGTTGCCGAAGGCTCCGACCACGACGAGGTGCGCCAGGAGATGGCCGAGGACTACGTGCGCATGGGCTGCGCCGAGGTCAAGAAGATGACCCTGCCCCTGGGCAACCCCGACAACAAGGCCGAGAGCAAGCGCATCCTGGTCGTCGGCGGCGGCGTGACGGGCATGACGGCGGCGCTGGCCGCGGCCGATGCGGGTTACGAGGCATTGCTGGTCGAGAAAAGCGACGCCCTCGGCGGCTTCGCCAGAAACCTCGTCAAGCGCGTGCCGTTCAACGCGCCCCATGCCGAGCCTGTGCCTACCGGCATTGACGAGATGGCGGCCAGGGTCTCCAGCCATCCGAAGATCAAGGTGGCGCTCTCCACCACGATCGCCGAGACGGCGGGCGCGCCTGGCCGCTTCAAGGTCAAGCTCTCCAACGGCGCGGAGGAGACCGTCGGCGCCATCGTCCAGGCCACCGGCTTCACCACCTATCCGCTCGACAAGCTGCCCGAACTCGGCGGCGGCCAGGCCAACGTCACCGACCAAGCAGGCCTCGAAACCCTGACCAGCGCCGCCAACGGAGGCGCGATCAAGCGCACCGACGGAAAGGAAGTCAAATCCGTGGTTTTCGTGCAGTGCGCGGGCCAGCGCGGCTCGGGCGGCAACGGCGATGGAACGCACCTGGACTACTGCTCCGGCCACTGCTGCGCGACTTCGATCAAGCAGGCGATGTACTTCAAGGATCAGAATCCTGATATCGACACCGTGGTCCTGTACCAGGATCTGCGCGTGCCGGGCATGGGCGAGGACTTCTATCGCAGTGCCCAGACCAAGGGCGTGACCTTCACCAAGGGCAAGGTTTCCAAGGTGACGGGCGGCAACGAGTGTACGGTCGAGTTCCAGGATCTGATCCTCGATGAAGCGGCCTCCGCCGCCGCCGACCTCGTGGTGCTGGCCACCGGCCAGGTGCCCAACGCCGGCGTCAACCTCGACGAGTGGACGGCCATCAACACCCTGGCCGAAGGCGGCGACGAGGCGGCAAAGCAGCAGCGCACTGCGCTGGTCGACAACACCTCCGTCCTCAAGCTGACCTATCGCCAGGGCCCGGACATGCCGCAGTTCAAGTACGGCTTCGCGGATTCGCACTTCATCTGCTTCCCGTACGAGACGCGCCGCACGGCCATGTACGCCGCCGGCCCGGCGCGCCGGCCGATGGACATGTTCCAGGCGCAGGAAGACGCCACCGGCGCCGCGATGAAGGCCATCCAGGCCATCGAGAACGTCTCGAATCGTCGCGCCTCGCATCCGCGCGCATGGGATCTTTCATTCCCGAAGGCGCGCCTCGAAGGCTGCACCCAGTGCAAGCGCTGCACGGTGGAATGCCCCTTTGGCGCGATCGACGAGGACGAGCGCCGCTTCCCGTTGTTCAACGAGGAACGCTGCCGCCGCTGCGGCACCTGCATGGGCGCCTGCCCGGTGCGCGTGATCTCCTTCGAGAACTACTCCTGCGACACCGTCGGCAGCCAGATCAAGGCGGTCAACGTGCCGGACGAGTTCGAGGAGAAGCCGCGCATCCTGATCCTCGCCTGCGAGAACGACGCCTATCCCGCGCTCGACATGGCCGGCCTGCAGCGCATGACCTACTCGGCCTTCGTACGGGCGATCCCCGTGCGCTGCCTGGGCTCGGTCAACACCATCTGGATCACCGACGCACTGAACTCCGGCTACGACGGCGTGATGATGATGGGCTGCAAGAAGGGCGACGACTACCAGTGCCACTTCGTCAAGGGTTCCGAGCTGGCCTTCTATCGCACGAGCAAGATCGGCGACACGCTCAAGCAGCTCAGCCTGGAGATGGAACGCGTGCAAACGCAGGAGGTCGCGATCACCGACAACGCCCGCGTGGTCCAGCTGATCAACGACTACGTCGCCCAGCTCGAAAAGCTGGGGCCGTCTCCGATGAAGGGCTTCGGTTGA
- the sat gene encoding sulfate adenylyltransferase yields MALVNPHGGGALKPLLLEGSALAAEQARAKTLPQIKVSSREAGDIIMLGIGGFTPLDGFMTRADWEGVCDGMKMASGLFWPIPVTLSTDDESIKTGTDIALADGETGEILATMKVSEKYTIDKAHECMEVYKTTDMEHPGVKMVMAQGKYNLAGAIKVLSTGGFVEKYGEQFMTPAQTRAKFQEMGWTKVAAFQTRNPMHRSHEYLAKVAIETMDGVLVHSLLGNLKPGDIPAEVRSEAIGVLVENYFAPNTVIQAGYPLDMRYAGPREALLHALFRQNYGCSHLIVGRDHAGVGDFYGPFDAQKIFDEIPSNALETKNMNIDWTFWCKKCGGMASQRTCPHTKDDRILLSGTKVRSMLSEGQDLPVEFSRPEVAKVLQKYYAGLTAEQNVKVELKGHSAA; encoded by the coding sequence ATGGCACTCGTAAATCCGCATGGCGGCGGCGCCCTCAAGCCGCTTCTGCTTGAAGGATCCGCGCTCGCCGCCGAACAGGCGCGCGCCAAGACACTGCCCCAGATCAAGGTCAGCTCGCGCGAAGCGGGGGACATCATCATGCTGGGCATCGGCGGTTTCACCCCGCTCGACGGATTCATGACCCGTGCCGACTGGGAAGGTGTCTGCGACGGCATGAAAATGGCCAGCGGCCTGTTCTGGCCCATCCCCGTCACCCTCTCCACCGACGACGAGAGCATCAAGACCGGAACCGACATCGCGCTGGCCGACGGCGAGACCGGCGAAATCTTGGCCACCATGAAGGTGAGCGAGAAGTACACCATCGACAAGGCCCACGAGTGCATGGAGGTCTATAAGACCACCGACATGGAGCACCCCGGCGTCAAGATGGTCATGGCCCAGGGCAAGTACAACCTGGCCGGCGCGATTAAGGTGCTGTCCACCGGCGGTTTCGTGGAGAAGTACGGCGAGCAGTTCATGACGCCGGCCCAGACCCGCGCCAAGTTCCAGGAAATGGGCTGGACCAAGGTCGCCGCCTTCCAGACCCGCAACCCGATGCACCGCTCGCACGAATACCTGGCCAAGGTCGCCATCGAGACGATGGACGGCGTGCTGGTTCATTCGCTGCTGGGCAATCTCAAGCCGGGCGACATTCCCGCCGAGGTGCGCTCCGAGGCCATCGGCGTGCTGGTCGAGAATTACTTCGCCCCCAACACCGTGATCCAGGCCGGCTATCCGCTCGACATGCGCTACGCCGGCCCGCGCGAGGCGCTGCTGCACGCCCTGTTCCGCCAGAACTACGGCTGCTCGCACCTGATCGTCGGCCGCGACCACGCGGGTGTCGGCGACTTCTACGGCCCCTTCGACGCCCAGAAGATCTTCGACGAGATTCCGTCCAATGCGCTGGAAACCAAGAACATGAACATCGACTGGACGTTCTGGTGCAAGAAGTGCGGCGGCATGGCCTCGCAGCGCACCTGCCCGCACACTAAGGACGACCGCATCCTGCTGTCCGGCACCAAGGTGCGTTCGATGCTGTCCGAAGGCCAGGACCTGCCGGTCGAATTCAGCCGCCCCGAAGTCGCCAAGGTGCTGCAAAAGTATTACGCCGGCTTGACTGCCGAGCAGAACGTCAAGGTCGAGTTGAAAGGCCATTCGGCTGCGTAA
- a CDS encoding metallophosphatase family protein gives MKICIVSDSHDRGPALAAAVGAARAEGAEAVIHCGDLIGVNTVKASMKLGLPIHVIHGNNLGDLVALARMACHSEGLLHYHGRDAVLDLAGRRVFVTHYPHYGHAMACTGDYDLVCCGHSHKPDIGQQANVRGGMTWLVNPGTVAGLGAPAATWILGDLAALTFEVKPTPAV, from the coding sequence ATGAAGATCTGCATCGTTTCGGATAGCCACGACCGTGGGCCGGCGCTGGCTGCCGCCGTCGGGGCGGCGAGGGCCGAGGGCGCCGAAGCGGTGATCCACTGCGGCGACCTGATCGGCGTCAATACCGTCAAGGCTTCCATGAAGCTCGGCCTGCCAATTCACGTGATCCACGGCAACAACCTCGGCGACCTCGTCGCGCTCGCGCGCATGGCCTGCCATTCCGAGGGCCTGCTCCACTACCATGGCCGCGACGCGGTCCTCGATCTCGCCGGCCGCCGCGTCTTCGTGACCCATTACCCGCACTACGGCCACGCGATGGCCTGCACCGGCGACTACGACCTCGTCTGCTGCGGCCACAGCCACAAACCCGACATCGGACAGCAGGCCAACGTCAGGGGCGGCATGACCTGGCTCGTCAATCCCGGCACGGTGGCCGGACTCGGCGCACCGGCGGCGACCTGGATCCTCGGCGACCTGGCGGCGCTGACTTTCGAGGTGAAACCGACGCCGGCCGTCTGA
- the aprA gene encoding adenylyl-sulfate reductase subunit alpha: protein MAGTFDNPEVVQEEVDILLIGGGMACSGAGYEIMRWAEAVKAETGKDLKIKLVDKAAMDRSGAVAQGLSAINTYIGDKQDPADYARMVSNDLMGITRDDLAYDLGRNVDDSVHLFEEWGLPIWKTAPDGVRHDGADSIKEGLPLLKDGGQPVRSGKWQIMINGESYKWIVAEAAKKALGLDRIEERIFIVHLINDKNDPSRIAGAAGFSTRDNKIVIYKAKAILLAAGGCVNLFRPRSVGEGQGRAWYPVWNAGSTYSMAAEAGAELTMMENRFVPARFKDGYGPVGAWFLLFKAKAANAYGEDYMTKNKEMLNDYPPYGQAAVPASCLRNHLMLKEMKEGRGPIYMDTVTALAKLAETLSPKEVKHLEAEAWEDFLDMCIGQCGIWVGENIEPEKKMSELMPTEPYLLGSHSGCCGIWVSGPTDVGAPTTEELPGVPGHLPSGWNWGYRSMTTVKGLFTAGDGVGASGHKFSSGSHAEGRMAAKAMVKYVLDNPDIKPELDETADEIATAIWKPVRNFLQHKDYSTAIDVNPNYITPKMLQFRLQKIMDEYVAGVATYYNTNDKMLEKAEEKLEMLKEDSQKMRAKDLHELLRAWENYHRILTAEAHMKHIQFREESRYPGFYYRTDKNFVDETNWHCFVNSIYDKKTKKWTCFKRKHVDLVDKSKLFKAAAPH, encoded by the coding sequence ATGGCTGGAACATTTGACAATCCGGAAGTCGTCCAGGAAGAAGTTGACATCCTGCTGATCGGCGGCGGCATGGCGTGCAGCGGCGCCGGCTACGAGATCATGCGCTGGGCCGAGGCCGTCAAGGCCGAGACCGGCAAGGACCTGAAGATCAAGCTGGTCGACAAGGCCGCGATGGACCGCTCCGGCGCCGTGGCGCAGGGCCTGTCCGCGATCAACACCTACATCGGCGACAAGCAGGATCCCGCCGACTACGCCCGCATGGTCTCCAACGACCTCATGGGCATCACCCGCGACGACCTGGCCTACGACCTGGGCCGCAACGTCGACGACTCCGTTCACCTGTTCGAGGAGTGGGGCCTGCCGATCTGGAAGACCGCGCCGGACGGCGTGCGTCACGACGGCGCCGACTCCATCAAGGAAGGCCTGCCCCTGCTGAAGGACGGCGGCCAGCCCGTGCGTTCCGGCAAGTGGCAGATCATGATCAACGGCGAATCCTACAAGTGGATCGTCGCCGAGGCCGCCAAGAAGGCCCTGGGCCTGGATCGCATCGAAGAGCGCATCTTCATCGTCCACCTGATCAACGACAAGAACGATCCTTCCCGCATCGCCGGCGCCGCCGGGTTCTCCACCCGCGACAACAAGATCGTCATCTACAAGGCCAAGGCCATCCTGCTGGCCGCCGGCGGCTGCGTCAACCTGTTCCGTCCCCGCTCCGTCGGTGAAGGCCAGGGCCGCGCCTGGTACCCGGTGTGGAACGCCGGTTCCACCTACTCGATGGCGGCGGAAGCCGGCGCCGAGCTGACCATGATGGAAAACCGCTTCGTGCCCGCCCGCTTCAAGGACGGCTACGGCCCCGTCGGCGCCTGGTTCCTGCTGTTCAAGGCCAAGGCCGCCAACGCCTACGGCGAAGACTACATGACCAAGAACAAGGAAATGCTGAACGACTACCCGCCCTACGGGCAGGCCGCCGTTCCCGCTTCCTGCCTGCGCAACCACCTGATGCTCAAGGAGATGAAGGAAGGTCGCGGCCCGATCTACATGGACACCGTCACCGCGCTGGCCAAGCTGGCCGAGACCCTGTCCCCGAAGGAAGTCAAGCACCTCGAAGCCGAGGCCTGGGAAGACTTCCTCGACATGTGCATCGGCCAGTGCGGCATCTGGGTCGGCGAGAACATCGAGCCCGAGAAGAAGATGTCCGAACTGATGCCGACCGAGCCCTACCTGCTCGGCTCGCACTCCGGCTGCTGCGGCATCTGGGTGTCCGGCCCGACGGACGTCGGCGCGCCGACCACCGAAGAGCTGCCGGGCGTTCCGGGTCACCTGCCTTCCGGCTGGAACTGGGGCTACCGCTCCATGACCACGGTCAAGGGCCTGTTCACCGCCGGCGACGGCGTGGGCGCCTCCGGCCACAAGTTCTCCTCCGGCTCGCACGCCGAAGGCCGCATGGCCGCCAAGGCCATGGTCAAGTACGTCCTCGACAACCCGGACATCAAGCCGGAGCTCGACGAGACGGCCGACGAGATTGCTACGGCCATCTGGAAGCCCGTCCGCAACTTCCTGCAGCACAAGGACTACTCGACCGCCATCGACGTGAACCCCAACTACATCACGCCGAAGATGCTCCAGTTCCGCCTGCAGAAGATCATGGACGAGTACGTCGCGGGTGTCGCCACCTACTACAACACCAACGACAAGATGCTCGAGAAGGCCGAAGAGAAGCTCGAGATGCTGAAGGAAGACTCCCAGAAGATGCGTGCGAAGGACCTGCACGAGCTGCTGCGCGCCTGGGAAAACTACCATCGCATACTCACGGCCGAAGCCCACATGAAGCACATCCAGTTCCGCGAGGAGAGCCGCTACCCCGGCTTCTACTATCGCACCGACAAGAACTTCGTCGACGAGACCAACTGGCACTGCTTCGTGAACTCGATCTACGATAAGAAGACCAAGAAGTGGACCTGCTTCAAGCGCAAGCACGTCGACCTGGTCGACAAGTCCAAGCTGTTCAAGGCCGCCGCGCCGCACTGA
- a CDS encoding YkgJ family cysteine cluster protein, giving the protein MTTDSHPQVPISGSPVVPNMVDGTHKIQFSCRKGISCWNACCSNIDISLTPYDVIRLKTRLGVASAEFLKEYTVPYELEKDDIAGVKFRPVENGTACRFMTPEGCSVYEDRPTACRYYPVALLSMRKQDEYVDRDSYAIVEEPHCLGHQEPRTLTIDEYRAEQGVAEYDELARGWRQLILKKKSSGPSVGKPSLKSRQLFFMACYDVDTFRAFVASEGFGKLFKLRDDERAMLMADDTELMLFAFRFLKQVLFGEQSIELDEATAKERLESWRERQKAIEREAARKLMNAEEGMIEATDECVGGDCGEEP; this is encoded by the coding sequence ATGACCACAGATTCCCATCCCCAGGTTCCCATTTCCGGCAGCCCCGTCGTTCCCAACATGGTGGACGGCACCCACAAGATACAGTTCTCCTGCCGCAAGGGAATTTCCTGCTGGAACGCCTGCTGTTCCAACATCGATATCTCTCTCACGCCTTACGACGTGATCCGGCTAAAGACGCGGCTGGGCGTCGCTTCCGCCGAATTCCTCAAGGAATACACGGTGCCCTATGAGCTGGAGAAGGACGACATCGCCGGCGTCAAGTTCCGGCCCGTCGAGAACGGCACCGCCTGCCGCTTCATGACCCCGGAAGGGTGCAGCGTCTATGAAGACCGCCCCACCGCCTGCCGCTACTATCCCGTCGCGCTGCTCTCGATGCGCAAGCAGGACGAGTATGTGGACCGCGATTCCTACGCCATCGTCGAGGAGCCGCACTGCCTGGGCCACCAGGAGCCCCGCACACTGACCATCGACGAGTACCGCGCCGAACAGGGCGTGGCCGAATACGACGAGCTGGCGCGCGGCTGGCGCCAGCTCATCCTGAAGAAGAAATCCTCCGGTCCGTCCGTCGGCAAGCCTTCGCTCAAGAGCCGACAGCTCTTCTTCATGGCCTGCTACGACGTCGACACCTTCCGCGCCTTCGTCGCCTCCGAGGGCTTCGGCAAGCTCTTCAAGCTCAGGGACGACGAGCGCGCCATGCTCATGGCCGACGACACCGAACTGATGCTCTTCGCCTTCCGCTTCCTCAAGCAGGTGCTGTTCGGCGAGCAGAGCATCGAACTCGACGAGGCGACCGCGAAGGAGCGCCTGGAAAGCTGGCGCGAGCGGCAAAAGGCCATCGAACGCGAAGCCGCCCGGAAGCTGATGAACGCCGAGGAAGGCATGATCGAAGCCACCGACGAGTGCGTCGGGGGCGACTGCGGCGAGGAGCCGTAA
- a CDS encoding 4Fe-4S dicluster domain-containing protein: MTTATYKNSFLKEVEANVEDGHMVKMCMQCGVCAGSCPLGPHWQHSPQKLFMMIRAGKREEVLTSDSMWMCTSCYNCIVRCPRKLPITHIMHGLAHYAHRLNLAPAKQPTRAIAKLFWDNLVKTGRVNELKFSLAMYFKDGFGQGVKNSMAMQGVGLGLVKAGRLSPMEILGGHKCQDQNGIQKIVAKAREIEDKRRGLA, translated from the coding sequence ATGACGACTGCAACCTACAAGAACAGCTTCCTCAAGGAAGTCGAGGCAAACGTCGAGGACGGCCACATGGTCAAGATGTGCATGCAGTGCGGCGTGTGCGCCGGCTCCTGCCCGCTCGGCCCGCACTGGCAGCACTCGCCGCAGAAGCTCTTCATGATGATCCGCGCCGGCAAGCGCGAGGAAGTGCTGACCTCAGACTCCATGTGGATGTGCACCTCCTGCTACAACTGCATCGTGCGCTGCCCGCGCAAGCTGCCGATCACCCACATCATGCACGGCCTCGCCCACTACGCGCACCGCCTGAACCTGGCGCCCGCGAAGCAGCCGACGCGGGCCATCGCCAAGCTGTTCTGGGACAACCTGGTCAAGACCGGCCGCGTCAATGAACTCAAGTTCTCGCTGGCGATGTATTTCAAGGACGGCTTCGGGCAGGGCGTGAAGAATTCGATGGCCATGCAAGGCGTCGGCTTGGGCCTGGTCAAGGCCGGTCGCCTCAGCCCGATGGAAATCCTTGGCGGGCACAAGTGCCAGGACCAGAACGGCATCCAGAAAATAGTCGCCAAGGCGCGCGAGATCGAAGACAAGCGCCGCGGCCTGGCTTGA
- a CDS encoding CoB--CoM heterodisulfide reductase iron-sulfur subunit B family protein, which yields MTKKQYAFYPGCTQQKGASGSNFTTSIQLMNEKLGIQLNEIPDWNCCGASIGYGEGGELPRLAINARNLALAEQHLPGQDMVSGCPACWLSSRETVERLHEFGSLMAETNEALKEAGLAFKGTVKARHMVEVLIEDVGFEAMKAPVVKSLEGLKIAGYVGCQTNRPFGIAGESFENPMYLDHMIETVGAEAVKYDQKVTCCGGALAFSEPDKAQNQIRQIVESAYDHGAELIVTPCQLCQANVEIYQSEINKKHGTKLAMPVVYYSQLMTVAYGGSAKEAGLNGQLIRAEKLEGFANK from the coding sequence ATGACCAAGAAACAGTATGCGTTCTATCCCGGCTGCACCCAGCAGAAGGGCGCCTCGGGGTCGAACTTCACCACCTCGATCCAACTGATGAACGAGAAGCTGGGCATCCAGCTCAACGAGATCCCCGACTGGAACTGCTGCGGCGCCTCCATCGGCTACGGCGAGGGCGGCGAGCTGCCCCGCCTTGCGATCAATGCCCGCAACCTGGCGCTGGCTGAACAGCACCTGCCCGGCCAGGACATGGTCTCCGGCTGCCCGGCGTGCTGGCTCTCCTCCCGCGAGACGGTCGAGCGCCTGCACGAATTCGGCAGCCTGATGGCGGAAACCAACGAAGCGCTCAAGGAAGCCGGCCTCGCGTTCAAGGGTACGGTCAAGGCCCGCCACATGGTCGAAGTGCTGATCGAGGATGTCGGCTTCGAGGCCATGAAGGCCCCGGTAGTCAAGTCGCTGGAGGGTCTCAAGATCGCCGGTTACGTGGGCTGCCAGACCAACCGTCCCTTTGGTATCGCAGGCGAGTCCTTTGAAAACCCGATGTATCTGGACCACATGATCGAAACGGTGGGCGCCGAAGCCGTCAAGTACGATCAGAAGGTCACCTGCTGCGGCGGCGCGCTCGCCTTCTCCGAACCGGACAAGGCGCAGAACCAGATCCGCCAGATCGTCGAATCCGCCTACGACCACGGCGCCGAACTGATCGTCACGCCCTGCCAGCTCTGCCAGGCCAACGTCGAGATCTACCAGTCCGAAATCAACAAGAAGCACGGCACCAAGCTCGCCATGCCGGTCGTCTACTACTCGCAACTGATGACCGTCGCCTACGGCGGCTCGGCCAAGGAAGCCGGCCTGAACGGCCAGCTCATCCGCGCAGAGAAACTGGAAGGCTTCGCTAACAAATAA
- the aprB gene encoding adenylyl-sulfate reductase subunit beta encodes MPTFVRTEKCDGCKGQDKTACMYICPHDLMKLDKDGSETGHAMRAFNQEPEQCWECYSCVKICPQNAIEARHYADVVPLGGSVQPLRGSDSIMWTIKFRNGNMKRFKFPIRTTPEGSINPFGGKPMPKLADIAQTGSFTRDVMGGYRAGNPAELIRK; translated from the coding sequence ATGCCAACCTTCGTTCGTACCGAAAAGTGCGATGGATGCAAGGGTCAGGACAAGACCGCCTGCATGTACATCTGCCCGCACGACCTGATGAAGCTGGACAAGGACGGTTCAGAGACCGGCCACGCCATGCGCGCCTTCAACCAGGAGCCCGAGCAGTGCTGGGAGTGCTACTCCTGCGTCAAAATCTGCCCGCAGAACGCCATCGAGGCCCGCCACTACGCCGACGTCGTGCCGCTGGGCGGCTCCGTGCAGCCCCTGCGTGGTTCCGACTCCATCATGTGGACCATCAAGTTCCGCAACGGCAACATGAAGCGCTTCAAGTTCCCGATCCGAACGACGCCCGAAGGCTCGATCAACCCCTTTGGCGGCAAGCCGATGCCCAAGCTGGCTGACATCGCCCAGACCGGCTCCTTCACGCGCGACGTGATGGGCGGCTACCGTGCCGGCAACCCCGCCGAACTGATCCGCAAGTAA
- a CDS encoding FAD-dependent oxidoreductase has protein sequence MTAPISTNQTILVVGGGIAGMTAAIEAAECGKQVILVEKTPALGGRTAQLYRYFPKMCHPTCGLEINLKRIKGNPNVRVMTMTEVTAVAGSRGNYSVTLKVSPRHVNENCTACGDCGKAVTSEVADAFNYGLAKVKAAYLPHTMAYPQRYVIAPSIAGTAEGEAAKAACKVGAVDLGMKEETVNLNVGAVVWATGWRPFDANKIQPYGYDRFDNVVTSVEFERMADPHGPTGGKLLRPSDGQPAKNVAFIQCAGSRDENYLRHCSRICCMATLKQTQYVREACGEEGKSTVYYIDIRAIDRFEDFYANVWKDPTVSFVKSKVARIALNESNGNPILHGVNTEGYHRYASEHDLVVLAVGMEPEVTGVKLPDDIVQDSSNFIEGSKDGGMFGAGAASSPLDVNRAVQSATAASLRAIQVINKTAAVEA, from the coding sequence GTGACGGCTCCCATTTCAACCAACCAGACGATCCTGGTCGTCGGCGGCGGCATTGCAGGCATGACGGCCGCCATCGAAGCCGCCGAGTGCGGCAAGCAGGTCATCCTGGTGGAAAAGACCCCGGCGCTCGGCGGCCGCACCGCCCAGCTCTACCGCTATTTCCCGAAGATGTGCCACCCGACCTGCGGGCTGGAGATCAATCTCAAGCGCATCAAGGGCAACCCGAACGTGCGCGTGATGACGATGACCGAGGTGACGGCGGTGGCCGGCTCCCGCGGCAACTACAGCGTCACGCTCAAGGTTTCGCCGCGCCACGTCAATGAAAACTGCACGGCCTGCGGCGACTGCGGCAAGGCGGTGACCTCCGAGGTCGCCGATGCCTTCAACTACGGCCTGGCCAAGGTCAAGGCGGCCTACCTGCCGCACACGATGGCCTATCCGCAGCGCTACGTGATCGCCCCGTCCATCGCCGGCACGGCCGAGGGCGAGGCCGCCAAGGCCGCCTGCAAGGTCGGCGCCGTCGATCTCGGCATGAAGGAGGAAACGGTGAATCTCAACGTCGGCGCCGTGGTCTGGGCGACCGGCTGGCGTCCCTTCGACGCCAACAAGATTCAGCCCTACGGTTACGATCGCTTCGACAACGTGGTCACCAGCGTCGAGTTCGAGCGCATGGCCGATCCGCACGGTCCCACGGGCGGGAAGCTACTGCGCCCCTCCGACGGCCAGCCCGCGAAGAACGTCGCCTTCATCCAGTGCGCCGGTTCGCGCGATGAGAACTACCTGCGCCACTGCTCGCGCATCTGCTGCATGGCCACGCTCAAACAGACCCAGTATGTCCGCGAAGCCTGCGGCGAAGAGGGGAAATCGACCGTCTACTACATCGACATCCGCGCCATTGACCGCTTCGAGGATTTCTACGCCAACGTCTGGAAGGATCCGACGGTCAGCTTCGTCAAGTCCAAGGTCGCGCGCATCGCCCTGAACGAATCCAATGGAAACCCGATCCTGCACGGCGTCAACACCGAGGGCTACCACCGCTACGCCAGCGAGCACGACCTCGTCGTGCTGGCGGTCGGCATGGAGCCGGAAGTAACCGGCGTGAAACTTCCCGACGACATCGTCCAGGATTCCTCGAACTTCATCGAGGGATCGAAGGACGGCGGCATGTTCGGCGCCGGCGCGGCATCGAGCCCGCTCGACGTGAACCGCGCCGTGCAGAGCGCCACGGCGGCGTCCCTGCGCGCGATCCAGGTGATCAACAAGACGGCCGCGGTGGAGGCGTAA